One stretch of Oncorhynchus gorbuscha isolate QuinsamMale2020 ecotype Even-year linkage group LG21, OgorEven_v1.0, whole genome shotgun sequence DNA includes these proteins:
- the cskmt gene encoding citrate synthase-lysine N-methyltransferase CSKMT, mitochondrial isoform X1: MLSCPPLRTQQVVCCSAVGEGGFLGEIRIMALILNILSPRRLGKLIANTRVRHHSSLTTELINNMDKKATWDRFYTENSKATNFKNFEWFFGFDAIRDFILPMLHSQHNSDALHVLDMGCGTSALGPCIYRYSPWPVQVTCADISAIAVRLMQEHTETKALQPQNTSSKLDFLELDCTHLHKHFGSESLDLILDKGTIDALLRSREGGAKASQVLKQCLKVLRDSGSLLQFSDEDPDARMLWLEKEGQELGRMVADVGVQEVGELRGVTYYCYQVTAHPVAQ, encoded by the exons ATGCTCAGTTGCCCTCCACTGCGCACACAGCAGGTAGTTTGCTGCTCAGCAGTGGGTGAGGGAGGATTTCTAGGAGAGATACGAATCATGGCGCTGATTTTAAACATCCTGTCGCCAAGGAGGTTAGGGAAGTTAATTGCAAACACACGTGTAAGGCACCACTCCAGTCTGACAA CTGAACTTATCAACAACATGGACAAGAAAGCAACATGGGACCGGTTCTACACAGAAAACAGCAAGGCAACCAACTTCAAGAATTTTGAGTGGTTCTTTGGTTTCGACGCAATCCGGGActtcatcttgcctatgctgcatTCACAGCACAACTCTGATGCCCTACATGTTCTGGACATGGGTTGTGGTACCTCTGCCCTGGGACCCTGCATATACAGATACTCTCCCTGGCCAGTGCAGGTGACCTGCGCTGACATCTCCGCTATTGCGGTGCGCCTTATGcaggaacacacagaaaccaaAGCCCTGCAACCTCAGAATACTTCCTCTAAGCTGGACTTCTTAGAACTGGACTGCACTCATCTCCACAAACACTTTGGTTCTGAGAGCCTAGACCTCATTCTAGACAAGGGCACCATAGATGCCTTGCTAAGGTCGAGGGAAGGTGGAGCCAAGGCCAGTCAAGTGCTTAAGCAGTGCCTAAAGGTGTTGAGGGACTCTGGGTCTCTCCTTCAGTTCTCAGATGAGGACCCTGATGCCAGAATGTTGTGGCTGGAGAAAGAGGGCCAGGAACTGGGGAGGATGGTTGCCGATGTGGGGGTGCAGGAGGTGGGAGAGTTAAGGGGAGTAACTTATTACTGCTACCAAGTTACAGCTCATCCTGTAGCACAGTAG
- the cskmt gene encoding citrate synthase-lysine N-methyltransferase CSKMT, mitochondrial isoform X2, with protein MKCNLSTAELINNMDKKATWDRFYTENSKATNFKNFEWFFGFDAIRDFILPMLHSQHNSDALHVLDMGCGTSALGPCIYRYSPWPVQVTCADISAIAVRLMQEHTETKALQPQNTSSKLDFLELDCTHLHKHFGSESLDLILDKGTIDALLRSREGGAKASQVLKQCLKVLRDSGSLLQFSDEDPDARMLWLEKEGQELGRMVADVGVQEVGELRGVTYYCYQVTAHPVAQ; from the exons ATGAAATGTAATTTGAGCACAG CTGAACTTATCAACAACATGGACAAGAAAGCAACATGGGACCGGTTCTACACAGAAAACAGCAAGGCAACCAACTTCAAGAATTTTGAGTGGTTCTTTGGTTTCGACGCAATCCGGGActtcatcttgcctatgctgcatTCACAGCACAACTCTGATGCCCTACATGTTCTGGACATGGGTTGTGGTACCTCTGCCCTGGGACCCTGCATATACAGATACTCTCCCTGGCCAGTGCAGGTGACCTGCGCTGACATCTCCGCTATTGCGGTGCGCCTTATGcaggaacacacagaaaccaaAGCCCTGCAACCTCAGAATACTTCCTCTAAGCTGGACTTCTTAGAACTGGACTGCACTCATCTCCACAAACACTTTGGTTCTGAGAGCCTAGACCTCATTCTAGACAAGGGCACCATAGATGCCTTGCTAAGGTCGAGGGAAGGTGGAGCCAAGGCCAGTCAAGTGCTTAAGCAGTGCCTAAAGGTGTTGAGGGACTCTGGGTCTCTCCTTCAGTTCTCAGATGAGGACCCTGATGCCAGAATGTTGTGGCTGGAGAAAGAGGGCCAGGAACTGGGGAGGATGGTTGCCGATGTGGGGGTGCAGGAGGTGGGAGAGTTAAGGGGAGTAACTTATTACTGCTACCAAGTTACAGCTCATCCTGTAGCACAGTAG
- the cskmt gene encoding citrate synthase-lysine N-methyltransferase CSKMT, mitochondrial isoform X3 — protein MDKKATWDRFYTENSKATNFKNFEWFFGFDAIRDFILPMLHSQHNSDALHVLDMGCGTSALGPCIYRYSPWPVQVTCADISAIAVRLMQEHTETKALQPQNTSSKLDFLELDCTHLHKHFGSESLDLILDKGTIDALLRSREGGAKASQVLKQCLKVLRDSGSLLQFSDEDPDARMLWLEKEGQELGRMVADVGVQEVGELRGVTYYCYQVTAHPVAQ, from the coding sequence ATGGACAAGAAAGCAACATGGGACCGGTTCTACACAGAAAACAGCAAGGCAACCAACTTCAAGAATTTTGAGTGGTTCTTTGGTTTCGACGCAATCCGGGActtcatcttgcctatgctgcatTCACAGCACAACTCTGATGCCCTACATGTTCTGGACATGGGTTGTGGTACCTCTGCCCTGGGACCCTGCATATACAGATACTCTCCCTGGCCAGTGCAGGTGACCTGCGCTGACATCTCCGCTATTGCGGTGCGCCTTATGcaggaacacacagaaaccaaAGCCCTGCAACCTCAGAATACTTCCTCTAAGCTGGACTTCTTAGAACTGGACTGCACTCATCTCCACAAACACTTTGGTTCTGAGAGCCTAGACCTCATTCTAGACAAGGGCACCATAGATGCCTTGCTAAGGTCGAGGGAAGGTGGAGCCAAGGCCAGTCAAGTGCTTAAGCAGTGCCTAAAGGTGTTGAGGGACTCTGGGTCTCTCCTTCAGTTCTCAGATGAGGACCCTGATGCCAGAATGTTGTGGCTGGAGAAAGAGGGCCAGGAACTGGGGAGGATGGTTGCCGATGTGGGGGTGCAGGAGGTGGGAGAGTTAAGGGGAGTAACTTATTACTGCTACCAAGTTACAGCTCATCCTGTAGCACAGTAG
- the LOC124007876 gene encoding ubiquitin thioesterase OTUB1-like, with translation MRSVRQRKHNSTAKMAQEQQQETTQGEMEAGGVNCLAYDEAIMAQQDRIQQEIATSILLVSDRQELSVLQREYAAEDTIYQLKIKDLHKKYSYIRKTRPDGNCFYRAFGFSHLESLLEDSKELQRFKAVAAKSKLDLVNQGFTEFTIEDFHNTFMDLLELCEKQPGLSELLGSFRDQSVSDYIVVYLRLLTSGYLQREHGFFQHFIEGGRSVREFCQQEVEPMSKESDHIHIIALAQALNVSILVEYMDRGEGGHSQPPRLS, from the exons ATGAGGTCAGTGAGACAGAGGAAACACAATTCTACGGCTAAAATGGCGCAGGAGCAACAGCAGGAAACaacacagggagagatggagg CTGGAGGAGTAAACTGTCTTGCTTATGATGAGGCCATTATGGCACAGCAGGACAGAATTCAGCAGGAG atcgCAACAAGCATCCTTttagtgtcagacagacaggagcTGTCAGTTTTGCAGAGAGAGTATGCTGCGGAAGACACCATTTATCAGCTCAAGATCAAG GATTTACACAAAAAATACTCATATATTCGTAAGACGCGACCAGACGGGAACTGTTTCTACAGAGCTTTTGGCTTTTCACATCTCGAATCACTGCTCGAAGACAGCAAAGAGCTGCAGAG GTTCAAAGCAGTGGCAGCAAAGAGCAAACTGGACCTGGTAAACCAGGGTTTCACTGAGTTCACCATTGAAGACTTCCACAATACT TTCATGGACCTGTTAGAGCTGTGTGAGAAGCAGCCAGGACTCAGTGAGCTGCTGGGCTCCTTCAGAGACCAGAGCGTGTCAGACTACATCGTGGTGTACCTGCGATTGCTCACTTCAGGCTACCTGCAGAGGGAGCACGGTTTCTTCCAGCACTTCATCGAGGGGGGACGCTCTGTCAGGGAGTTCTGTCAGCAG GAGGTGGAGCCCATGTCTAAAGAAAGTGACCATATCCACATCATCGCCTTGGCCCAGGCCCTGAACGTGTCCATCCTAGTGGAGTATATGGACCGGGGTGAGGGGGGGCACAGTCAACCACCACGTCTTTCCTGA
- the LOC124008163 gene encoding glycogen phosphorylase, muscle form → MPKPLTDQEKRKQISVRGLAGVENVSDLKTNFNRHLHFTLVKDRNVATKRDYYFALANTVRDHLVGRWIRTQQHYYEKDPKRVYYLSLEFYMGRTLQNTMVNLALENACDEATYQLGLDMEELQDIEEDAGLGNGGLGRLAACFLDSMASLGLAAYGYGIRYEFGIFNQKIVNGWQVEEADDWLRYGNPWEKARPEYMRPVHFYGRVEHTPEGVKWVDTQVVLALPYDTPVPGYRNNVVNTMRLWSAKAPCDFNLKDFNVGGYIQAVLDRNLAENISRVLYPNDNFFEGKELRLKQEYFVVAATLQDIVRRFKSSKFGSTEVVRVDLSTLPDKVAIQLNDTHPALAIPELMRILLDTEHQTWEKAWDIVTRTCAYTNHTVLPEALERWPIDLFQNLLPRHLEIIFEINRRHLERIANLYPGDHDRLRRMSLVEEGDQKKINMAHLCIVGSHAVNGVARIHSDIIKATLFKDFYEVDPHKFQNKTNGITPRRWLVMCNPGLAEVIAERIGEDYIRDLGQLKNLLEFVDDDSLIRDIAKIKQENKLKFSAYLEEHYKVKINPNSMFDVQVKRIHEYKRQLLNCLHIITLYNRIKKEPNKNWTPRTIMIGGKAAPGYHTAKLIIRLITAVGDIVNHDEVVGDRLKVIFLENYKVTLAEKIIPASDLSEQISTAGTEASGTGNMKFMLNGALTIGTMDGANVEMAEEAGEENLFIFGMRVDDVDAMDKSGYDAMEYYNRIPELKLAMDQIAGGYFSPDQHDLFKDIVNILLHHDRFKVFADYEAYIKCQDKVSALYKNPKEWTKMVIHNIAGCGKFSSDRTIAQYAREIWGMEPSLERIPAPDDPRQ, encoded by the exons CGTGTGTACTACCTGTCCCTGGAGTTCTACATGGGGCGCACCCTGCAGAATACCATGGTGAACCTGGCACTGGAGAATGCCTGTGATGAGGCCACCTATCAG TTGGGTCTGGACATGGAGGAGCTGCAGGACATTGAGGAGGATGCCGGCCTGGGAAATGGTGGTCTTGGACGGCTCGCCG CCTGCTTCCTAGATTCCATGGCGTCTCTGGGGCTGGCAGCTTACGGCTACGGCATCCGCTATGAGTTTGGCATCTTCAACCAGAAAATAGTCAATGGCTGGCAG GTGGAGGAGGCTGATGATTGGCTGCGCTACGGCAACCCCTGGGAGAAGGCCCGCCCCGAGTACATGCGACCTGTCCACTTCTATGGCAGAGTGGAGCACACCCCCGAAGGGGTGAAATGGGTTGACACACAG GTAGTGTTGGCCCTTCCTTATGACACCCCAGTCCCTGGCTACAGGAACAACGTTGTGAACACCATGAGACTATGGTCCGCCAAGGCCCCATGTGATTTCAACCTGAAAGACT TCAATGTTGGCGGCTACATTCAGGCTGTGCTGGACAGGAACTTGGCTGAGAACATCTCCCGTGTCCTCTACCCTAATGACAAC TTCTTCGAGGGCAAGGAGCTTCGTCTGAAGCAGGAGTACTTTGTGGTGGCGGCCACTCTGCAGGACATTGTCCGTCGCTTCAAGTCCTCAAAGTTTGGCTCCACCGAGGTTGTGCGTGTGGACctgtccaccctacctgacaaG GTGGCCATCCAGCTGAACGACACCCACCCTGCCTTGGCCATCCCTGAGCTGATGAGGATCCTGTTGGACACGGAGCACCAGACATGGGAGAAG GCCTGGGACATCGTTACTCGTACCTGTGCCTACACCAACCATACAGTCCTGCCTGAAGCCCTGGAGCGCTGGCCAATCGACCTGTTCCAAAACCTTCTGCCCAGACACCTGGAGATCATCTTCGAGATCAACCGACGCcacctggag CGCATCGCTAACCTTTACCCTGGGGACCATGACCGTCTGCGCCGCATGTCCCTGGTGGAGGAGGGCGACCAGAAGAAGATCAACATGGCCCACCTGTGCATCGTGGGCTCCCACGCCGTCAACGGAGTGGCCCGCATCCACTCGGACATCATCAAGGCCACTCT GTTCAAGGACTTCTACGAGGTGGACCCCCACAAGTTCCAGAACAAGACCAATGGCATCACACCCCGACGCTGGCTGGTCATGTGCAATCCTGGACTGGCTGAAGTCATTGCAGAG AGGATTGGTGAGGATTACATCCGCGATCTGGGCCAGCTGAAGAATTTGCTGGAGTTTGTGGATGACGACTCTTTGATTCGGGACATCGCCAAGATCAAACAG GAGAACAAGCTTAAGTTTTCTGCCTATCTCGAGGAGCACTACAAGGTGAAGATCAACCCCAACTCCATGTTCGACGTTCAAGTCAAGAGGATCCACGAGTACAAGAGGCAGCTGCTTAACTGCCTGCACATCATTACTCTCTACAACC GCATCAAGAAGGAGCCCAACAAGAATTGGACCCCCAGGACTATCATGAttggaggaaag GCTGCCCCTGGTTACCACACTGCTAAGCTGATCATCAGGCTGATCACGGCCGTTGGAGATATTGTCAACCATGACGAGGTGGTGGGCGACCGCCTCAAAGTCATCTTCCTGGAGAACTACAAGGTCACTCTGGCCGAGAAAA tcATCCCTGCGTCCGATCTATCTGAGCAGATCTCCACAGCTGGCACAGAGGCGTCTGGAACTGGCAACATGAAGTTCATGCTGAACGGAGCGCTCACCATCGGCACAATGGACGGAGCCAACGTAGAGATGGCTGAGGAGGCCGGGGAGGAGAACCTCTTCATCTTTGGTATGAGGGTGGATGACGTGGACGCCATGGACAAGAGCGG ATATGATGCCATGGAGTACTACAATCGCATTCCTGAGCTGAAGCTGGCCATGGACCAGATCGCTGGTGGATACTTCAGCCCCGACCAGCATGACCTCTTCAAGGACATTGTCAACATACTACTGCATCATGACAG ATTCAAGGTGTTCGCTGACTACGAAGCCTACATCAAATGTCAGGACAAAGTCAGTGCTCTCTACAAG AACCCCAAAGAATGGACCAAGATGGTGATCCACAACATCGCCGGTTGTGGTAAATTCTCTAGCGACCGCACCATCGCCCAGTACGCCCGGGAGATCTGGGGCATGGAGCCCAGCCTGGAAAGGATCCCTGCCCCAGATGATCCTCGCCAATAA